A DNA window from Amphiprion ocellaris isolate individual 3 ecotype Okinawa chromosome 8, ASM2253959v1, whole genome shotgun sequence contains the following coding sequences:
- the asb8 gene encoding ankyrin repeat and SOCS box protein 8: MSSTMWYIMQSIQSKYSLSERLIRTIAAIRSFPHDNVEDLIRKGADVNRMHGTLKPLHCACMVADADCVELLLEKGAEVNALDGYNRTALHYAAEKDESCVELLLEYGAQPNALDGNKDTPLHWAAFKDNPECVRALLESGACPNARDYNNDTPLSWAAMKGNLESVKVLLDYGAQVHVTNLKGQTPISRLVALLARGLGTEQEEECLDLLCRAAGRFEIRRPDGTLPRELSKDPQLLARLTNMVAQAPSLRSLARCAVRQSLGVQFLPTAVKELPLPETIKDYLLLRD, from the exons ATGAGCTCTACTATGTGGTACATCATGCAAAGCATTCAGAGTAAATACTCCTTGTCTGAGCGGCTCATCCGCACCATCGCAGCCATCCGCTCGTTCCCTCACGACAACGTAGAGGATCTCATTCGTAAG GGAGCTGATGTGAACCGAATGCATGGCACACTCAAACCCCTGCACTGTGCCTGCATGGTCGCTGATGCCGACTGTGTGGAGCTGCTGTTGGAGAAAGGGGCAGAG GTGAACGCTTTGGACGGCTATAACCGCACAGCCCTGCACTACGCAGCAGAGAAGGACGAGAGCtgtgtggagctgctgctggagtacGGGGCTCAGCCGAACGCCCTGGATGGCAACAAGGACACTCCACTTCACTGGGCCGCCTTTAAAGATAACCCAGAGTGTGTGAGGGCCCTGCTGGAGAGTGGAGCCTGTCCCAATGCCCGGGACTACAACAATGACACGCCTTTGAGCTGGGCAGCAATGAAGGGCAACCTGGAGAGCGTCAAAGTGCTTTTAGACTACGGAGCCCAGGTCCATGTGACCAACCTGAAGGGCCAGACCCCTATCTCCCGACTGGTGGCCCTGTTGGCCCGGGGCCTGGGCActgaacaggaggaggagtgcTTGGATCTACTGTGTCGGGCAGCGGGGCGGTTTGAGATCCGACGTCCTGACGGCACCCTCCCCAGGGAGCTGAGTAAAGATCCCCAGCTGCTGGCCAGGCTGACCAACATGGTGGCTCAGGCTCCTTCACTTCGCTCTCTGGCCCGCTGCGCTGTACGGCAGAGTCTCGGAGTGCAGTTCCTCCCCACTGCTGTAAAAGAGCTTCCTCTACCAGAGACTATCAAAGACTATCTTCTGTTGAGAGACTGA